The Pseudodesulfovibrio hydrargyri genome segment GATCACCGACTCCGGCCTCAAGATCAAAGGCATGAAGATGATCCACATGGACCGCGCCCAGGCCGAGGGCTTCTACGCGGTGCACAAGGAACGCCCTTTCTTCGGCGAGCTGGTGGACTACATGATTTCCGGCCCGGTGGTGGTCTCCTGCCTTGAAGGCGAGAACGCCATCGAAAAATACCGTGTCCTCATGGGCGCGACCAATCCGGCCCAGGCCGCTCCGGGCACCATCCGTGCCGCCTACGGCCTGGACATCCAGAACAACTCCTGCCACGGTTCCGACGGTCCCGACACCGCCAAGACCGAGGTGGCATACTTCTTCAACGACGACGAGCTGGTGGGATAATGACAAAGAAAATCGGGTTCATAGGCGTAGGCAACATGGGGTCGGCCATAGTCAAGGGGCTGGCCTCGCGAGACGACATCGAACTGCACGGGGCGGACTTCAACAAGGCCAACCTCGAACGGCTCAACAAGGAACACGGGCTCATCATCCACGAGAGCGCGACCGACCTGGCCAAGGCGTGCGATTACATCGTCCTGGCCGTCAAGCCGCAGCACGCCGAACCCGTGGTCAAGGAGTTGACGCCCGTGCTCGACATGGGCAAATGCCTGACCGCCATCTGCGCGGGCATCCCCCTGTCCACCTACGAGGAATGGACCGAGGACCGCTGCCCCGTGGTGCGCATCATGCCCAACACCCCGGCTCTGGTCGGCCTTGGAGTGTCGGCCATCTGCCTGGACAACCATAACCTGACCGAGGACATGAAGGCGTTCGTGCCCGAACTCTTCGCCTCCATCGGCCAGACGCACGTGCTGCCGGAAAAGCTCTTCGACGCTTTCACCGGCGTGATCGGCTCCGGCCCGGCCTACGTCTTCTACTTCATGGAAGCCATGATCGAGTCCGGCGTGGCCCTGGGGTTGAC includes the following:
- the ndk gene encoding nucleoside-diphosphate kinase gives rise to the protein MAIEKTFSIIKPDAVKRGLIAEILKMITDSGLKIKGMKMIHMDRAQAEGFYAVHKERPFFGELVDYMISGPVVVSCLEGENAIEKYRVLMGATNPAQAAPGTIRAAYGLDIQNNSCHGSDGPDTAKTEVAYFFNDDELVG
- the proC gene encoding pyrroline-5-carboxylate reductase, with amino-acid sequence MTKKIGFIGVGNMGSAIVKGLASRDDIELHGADFNKANLERLNKEHGLIIHESATDLAKACDYIVLAVKPQHAEPVVKELTPVLDMGKCLTAICAGIPLSTYEEWTEDRCPVVRIMPNTPALVGLGVSAICLDNHNLTEDMKAFVPELFASIGQTHVLPEKLFDAFTGVIGSGPAYVFYFMEAMIESGVALGLTRPQSVEMVKGLFLGSATMADQSEHSVSELREMVTSPGGTTIRALMHFDRQALKGDIIDGVFESYYRSIELGDQ